TTCAGAAAAATCTTTAGCGCTTTAACTTGCTAATATGATAGTTCGCAATAAATTGACAAAAATTCATTATATTTTCACTAACCCTAGTATCTTTATCAACTTAATTAATTGAAAGGAACTTTATATTGATTTTTTATTTTAACAGATTCAAGAAAATAATTGTATAAAAATTAACAAAATCTAATTTTTATGTATTAAAAGAGCAATAATTAATAGCTTTTTTGTAAAAAAGCAAAATGTCTTGGACTATTAATAATCCAAGACATTTCTAATTTTATTAATCTAATTCGATTTGTTTTGTCTCTTTTCCTAAAAATAGCACTCCAACAACGCCAATAATGATAGCTCCGCAGAAAATTGCAAAAATAAAACCAATATCATAACCTGCTGTTAATAATGAACCTACTAGCAGAGGACCAAAAATACCGCCAATACGCCCAACTGCTGCCGCCATCCCCGCACCTGTACCACGAATCACAGCCGGATACTGCTCAGGAGTATAAGCATAAAGAGCACCCCACGCTCCTAAATTAAAGAATGACAAAAACATCCCAGACGTTAACAAGACTGCCAGCGTCTCAGCATTCCCAAAAATGAAAGCACTTACAGCCGTTCCAATTAAATAGGAAACAAGTATAAATTTCCGCCCAAATTTTTCAATAAACCACGCGGCAGTGAAATAGCCAGGTAGCTGAGCAAGTGTCATAATAAGCACATACTTAAAGCTTGAGATCATATCAAATCCTTTACCAACCATAACACTAGGAAGCCATAAAAACATTCCGTAATAAGAAAATACTACCGTGAACCATAGCACCCACAGCATAAAAGTGGAACGCGCATATTTCTTCGACCATACTTCTCCAATATTTTGTCCTATACTACGTTTCTTCGATTCCGCTTTTACCGTAAACTGAGGGGAATCTGGTAAATGCCAGCGAAGATAAATTGCATATACTGCTGGAAGCGCTGTTAACAATAAAGCAACACGCCAGCCCCATGTAGGAATAACAAAATAGGAAATCAGTGCTGCAATTAACCACCCTGCTGCCCAGAAGCTTTCTAGTAAAACAACTACCCTTCCTCTTTCCTTAGCTTCAACACTTTCAGAAACTAATGTTGAGGCAACAGGAAGCTCTCCACCAAGCCCCATGCCTACTAAAAAGCGTAAAGCCATAAATGCAAATAAAGAAGTTGTAAACGCTGATAAACCACTTGCAATCGAAAACAATACCAATGTCCACATAAAAATTTGTTTTCTGCCTACTTTATCAGCAAATACACCAAAAACGAGTGCCCCTACAGCCATTCCGATAGAATTAATGCTGCCTATCCAACCTGATTGATTAGGTGCTAGCCCCCAATCCGCCGCTAGAGCTGCAATGACGAACGATAAAATTCCTACATCCATTGCATCGAAAAGCCAGCCAACACCCGCTACCCCCAAAAGCTTATTACGCGAGATAGATTGTTGAGTCTTATTTGTTTTAACTGTGTTTGTTGTCATATAACCACCTGTCTTTACACTTGACTTTACATTATGTGTATACTATACAGTTGTTTCAAGAAAGTGACAAGCAATATTCAAATTACCGAATTGTTTCGACAATTTCTTAAATGCTATTGAAAATATAGTACGATTTGCGTTAAAATGTCTTTTATACAAAAACAACTGTTCTTTCTATAAGAACAAAAGGAGATCGTAAACGTTATGTGGAAAGGCTTAATTGAAGAATATAAACAATTTTTACCCGTAACAGAAAATACACCTGCCCTAACTTTAAACGAAGGTAATACACCTCTTATACATTTAGTAAACTTATCCAAAAAACTTGGGATTGAGCTTTATGGAAAAATCGAAGGGGCAAATCCAACAGGCTCATTCAAAGATAGAGGTATGGTATTTGCCGTTGCAAAGGCCATTGAAGATGGAAGCAAATGCGTAATCTGTGCGTCTACAGGTAACACTTCAGCCGCAGCTGCTGCTTATGCAACACGTGCTGGAATCCAGTCAATTGTAGTTATTCCTAAGGGCAAAGTAGCTCTAGGAAAGCTAGCACAGGCAACAATGTATGGAGCAAAGATTATCGAAATCGACGGAAACTTTGACGATGCCTTAAACATTGTCCGTCAAGTAAGTGAAACTACTCCTGTAGCTCTTGTAAACTCAGTAAATCCATACCGGATTGAGGGCCAAAAAACAGCCTCATTCGAAATCGTAGATGCTTTAGGAGCAGCACCAGATTATCTATGCATCCCTGTTGGTAATGCAGGCAACATTACTGCATACTGGAAGGGCTTTAAAGAATACAACGCTGCAAAAAGCTGTGGTCTTCCAAAGATGTATGGCTTTGAAGCGGAAGGTGCCGCAGCCATTGTAAAAGGAGAACCAATTGCTGAACCAGAAACTGTAGCAACAGCAATACGTATCGGAAATCCAGCAAGTTGGAAATTAGCAGAGGCAGCTCGAGATGAATCTGGGGGCATTATTGATTCCGTTACAGACGAAGAAATCGTTACAGCCTATAGATTAATTGCTGGTACAGAGGGCATTTTCGTAGAACCAGGCTCTGCTGCATCATTAGCTGGTGTTATTAAATCTGTTGAAAATGGCAAAATCGCTAAAGGCTCAAAAGTTGTTACAATATTCACAGGTAATGGACTAAAAGATCCTGATACTGCAATGAATGTTTCAACAGTAGAGGTTGTTTCTCTTAAAAATAATGAAGAAGAAATTCGCCAATACATTGAGGGCGTACTATGAGTAAAATGTGGCAAATCTCAGTTCCTGGGAGCACAGCCAATCTAGGCCCTGGCTTTGATTCAATAGGACTTGGCTTGTCCCTTTACTTAAAGCTAACTGTTTCTGTTCAAGAATACTGGGAAATTATCCATCTCGATGATAATGGTCCTAAAGAGTTTGAGTTAGAGGAGCATTTACTATACGTAATTGCCAAAAAAATTGCTGATCAATTCGGAAAACAGCTTCCTGCGTGTCGTGTAGAGATGGCAAGTGAGCTTCCATTAGCACGTGGTTTAGGAAGTAGCGCAGCCGTTATTGTGGCTGGCATCGAGCTTGCTAACCAGGTCTGTGAGTTAGGCTTATCTGTGCAAGATAAACTTAATTTATCCTCACAAATTGAAGGACATCCAGATAATGCAACCGCCTCAGTATTAGGTGGCTTAACCATTTCCTCAATGAATGAGAACGGCATTGTCGATACATTCCATGTCAATGATATTGATGCTGCCTTTGTGGTCTTTGTACCGGATGTTGAACTAAAAACAAGCGAATCTCGTTCTGTGCTACCAGAGCAATTTGAACGCACATATGCAGTGCATGCTTCAGCAAATGCCAATATGCTCGCAGCTGCATTAATGGCACGTGATTTCAAGCGGGCAGGTCGCTATATGGAAGCTGATTTATTCCATGAGCCATTCCGAGCAAAATTAATTCCAAACTATACAGAAATTCATAAAGAGGCTAAGGCGAATGGTGCATTTGGAACAGCATTAAGTGGAGCGGGACCAACGCTTATTTCCATTGTTCCAACCACTATTGCTGACGATTTTGTAAAAGCTATGAAAAATAAATTTCCAGATCATCAAATTATCTTAACCAAAGCCGATGAACATGGTATACAAGTAAAGTAATGTTTAAACGTCTACTGAAAAGGTAGACGTTTTTTCTTGAAGGAGGAAGTAGCTTGAAACCAATTATTTTCTGTGATTTCGATGGCACCATAACAGAAACTGATAATATCGTCTCACTCATGACTCAATTCGTACCAGAGGATTCTGAGATCATCGCAAAAGCAATGATGGAACAAACCATATCCTTTAAAGAAGGTGTTTCAGCCATGTTCGAGCTATTGTCAACTAACCAAAAAGAAGCTATAATCGACTATTTATTAGATACGGCCATCATACGTGACGGCTTTGGGGATTTTGTGAGCTTTGCACAGGAAAAGCAGATTCCACTTTATATCGTTAGTAGCGGAGTTGATTTTTTCATAGAGCCACTGTTAGAAAACTACGGGCCATTTTCGGGGATTTATTGTAATCGTGCTGATTTTACGGGGCGGCAAATCAAGCTTGTCTTTCCAAACAGTTGTGATGAGGAATGTTCTAATTTTAACACGCAGGGTTGCGGCTGCTGTAAGCCAAGTGTCATGCGCAAGGTTACTCAGAGTGATTATTTTAAAATTGTGATTGGAGACTC
This genomic stretch from Lysinibacillus pakistanensis harbors:
- the thrB gene encoding homoserine kinase, which translates into the protein MSKMWQISVPGSTANLGPGFDSIGLGLSLYLKLTVSVQEYWEIIHLDDNGPKEFELEEHLLYVIAKKIADQFGKQLPACRVEMASELPLARGLGSSAAVIVAGIELANQVCELGLSVQDKLNLSSQIEGHPDNATASVLGGLTISSMNENGIVDTFHVNDIDAAFVVFVPDVELKTSESRSVLPEQFERTYAVHASANANMLAAALMARDFKRAGRYMEADLFHEPFRAKLIPNYTEIHKEAKANGAFGTALSGAGPTLISIVPTTIADDFVKAMKNKFPDHQIILTKADEHGIQVK
- a CDS encoding MFS transporter, with translation MTTNTVKTNKTQQSISRNKLLGVAGVGWLFDAMDVGILSFVIAALAADWGLAPNQSGWIGSINSIGMAVGALVFGVFADKVGRKQIFMWTLVLFSIASGLSAFTTSLFAFMALRFLVGMGLGGELPVASTLVSESVEAKERGRVVVLLESFWAAGWLIAALISYFVIPTWGWRVALLLTALPAVYAIYLRWHLPDSPQFTVKAESKKRSIGQNIGEVWSKKYARSTFMLWVLWFTVVFSYYGMFLWLPSVMVGKGFDMISSFKYVLIMTLAQLPGYFTAAWFIEKFGRKFILVSYLIGTAVSAFIFGNAETLAVLLTSGMFLSFFNLGAWGALYAYTPEQYPAVIRGTGAGMAAAVGRIGGIFGPLLVGSLLTAGYDIGFIFAIFCGAIIIGVVGVLFLGKETKQIELD
- the thrC gene encoding threonine synthase; the encoded protein is MWKGLIEEYKQFLPVTENTPALTLNEGNTPLIHLVNLSKKLGIELYGKIEGANPTGSFKDRGMVFAVAKAIEDGSKCVICASTGNTSAAAAAYATRAGIQSIVVIPKGKVALGKLAQATMYGAKIIEIDGNFDDALNIVRQVSETTPVALVNSVNPYRIEGQKTASFEIVDALGAAPDYLCIPVGNAGNITAYWKGFKEYNAAKSCGLPKMYGFEAEGAAAIVKGEPIAEPETVATAIRIGNPASWKLAEAARDESGGIIDSVTDEEIVTAYRLIAGTEGIFVEPGSAASLAGVIKSVENGKIAKGSKVVTIFTGNGLKDPDTAMNVSTVEVVSLKNNEEEIRQYIEGVL
- a CDS encoding MtnX-like HAD-IB family phosphatase, which encodes MKPIIFCDFDGTITETDNIVSLMTQFVPEDSEIIAKAMMEQTISFKEGVSAMFELLSTNQKEAIIDYLLDTAIIRDGFGDFVSFAQEKQIPLYIVSSGVDFFIEPLLENYGPFSGIYCNRADFTGRQIKLVFPNSCDEECSNFNTQGCGCCKPSVMRKVTQSDYFKIVIGDSLSDFEAAKQADLVLARDHLITRCQELDLPHKPFETFYDCLEVVKKLIEVEQGIPLS